From the Thermoproteota archaeon genome, the window ATCCTAATGGATTGCAAGCAGCAGCGATTAGATTTAAGAGCTCATTACAAGAAAATGCAAAAATTCATGTTATTGCTGAAGATGTTTTAGAGGCGTGTCATAATGGAATTGTAGCTTGGGAAAATCAAACATTTCCTAAACCAATTTTAATACAAGGTAAAAATGATTATGTGAAAACCAAAGAAAGATGGAAGATTATAAAGGAATATTTTGAGAAAAATAACATACAGTACAGAAATGTTTTTGCTGAAGGGAATAGTATTCTTTCAAAAATTATTCATTTAGTATACCTGCTAGATTATGCCTCAATTTATAGAGGAGTTTTATCAAAAATTGATCCTTCACCAGTAAAATCAATTGATTTTGTTAAAAAGCGACTATAATTGTAGTTAATTTTTTCATCTAGTAATTTAAATAGTTAGTAAAAAAGTTGACAGTTACTTGAATTTAGCAATTGGAATTCCTGCATTCAATGAGGAAAAAAACATAGCTGCAATTATTCTAAAATTAAAAAAAATATCAAACACAATTATCGTTTGTGATGATGGCTCAAAAGATCTTACATCATTAATTTCAAAAGAGTTAGGAGCAATTGTAATTAGTCATGAAAAGAATTTAGGTTACGGTGCAGCAATTAAATCCATTTTTTTCAAGGCAAAAGAAATGAATATTGATATTTTAGTCACATTTGATGCAGATGGTCAACATAAAGTAGACGATATAAACAAAGTTACCGAGCCAATAAAAAATAATGAGGCAGACATCGTTATTGGTTCACGATTTTTGGGTAAGAATGATAATGTTCCAAAATATAGAAAATTAGGAATTAAAGTTATTACGGGATTAACAAATGCTACTGTAGGTTCAAAAATTTCTGATGCCCAAAGTGGGTTTAGGGCTTATAGTAATAATGTATTAAAAAATTTAAATCCATCTGAACAGGGAATGGGTATTTCAACAGAGATCTTGATTAAAGCATCTAAACAGAATTTTCGAATAGCAGAGGTTCCAATAGAAATTTTGTATGGTGAGGATACGTCAACTCATCATCCAGTTTCTCATGGAGCTTCAGTAATTTTGAGTACAATGAAATTTGTTTCAATAGATAGACCATTAACATTTTATGGAATTCCAGGAGTAGTTTTATTTGGAATCGGATTATTTTTTGTTGTATGGACGTTACAGATTTTTACTGAAACGAACAAAGTTATCACAAATATTGCGTTATTAGGGGTTGGAGGAGTAGTTTTAGGCGCACTTTTGATGGTGGCTGCAATAATACTATATTCGTTAGTTAGTGTAGTACGAGAAGGAAAACATTAGTCTATTTAACAAAGACATTTTTTTTCATTTTTAAATATTTGATAACTTCAGGACGCATATAGATCTCTGAAAGTTTAGATTTGTTCAAAATAGAATTTCTAATGATAGTTCCACTAATCTCAACATAATACTTTGAACCATGAGGACAAGTTTTAGAGGTTGTGATTTGTGAGCACTTTTTACAATAATATGGTTCATCATAAGTTAAAATTTCAAGTGAAATATCAGGAAGTTTCTTAAAGATTTTTTGTGAATCATATTTTCCGTAAAAATTTTTGACTCCTGTATGATCTCTGCCTACGATAAAATGTGTACATCCATAATTTTTTCTAATTAATGCAGTAAAAACGGCTTCTTTAGGACCAGCATATCTTGAATAAGTTAACAATGGATTAAGAATAACGTTTGATTTCGGCAAATAATGAGTGATATATTTTTTGTAACTATGCATGATTGCTGAGCTAGAGAAGTCTCCACTTTTTTTACTGCCAATTACAGGATGAATGAATAATCCATCTGAATTTTCTAACGAGCACTTATGTAAAAATTCATGGGCTCTATGGGGAGGATTTCGAGTATGAAATCCAACAATTTTTTTCCAATTTCGTTTTTTAATGATTTTTTTAGAATCTGTAGGGGAATATGATTCAACATTAAGTATTGAGGACAGTTTTTTTAATTTTTTTAATTTTCCGGTAATAAATTCAGTAGATGAATTTTTTAGTTTACTGACTCCAGGATGATCTGTATTGGTTGTTCCAAAAAAGAACTTTGATATTTTTAAAAGATCATAACTAAAAGAGTCAGTTATAGTTAATTTTGCAAATATTTGATTTTTAAATTTTAATGTTAATTCATCTCCACGATGAACTTCTTTTGCGGGTTTTGGGAAAAGAATCGGAATTGGCCAAATTTCTCCATTTTTTAATCGCATTGTTTTTAGAACACTATCAAGATTTTCATAATCCAAAAAAGATGTTAGTGGTAAAAAACCATCAGAGGATAATTGTTCAATATCCATTGCAACATTTTCATCAATATTTATCGAATATGCACTAGTCAACTAATAATCCACTTTCATTTAATATATTGTGAAATACGTTTTTCATCATCGCTGAAGATTACTCCAACAGTACGTAAAAGAATGATATTATTTTCATTACAAAAATCAATTAGGGTTTTGACATATTCTTTGAATTTAGATTCAGGTTCTTTTCTACGTAAAATTGCGGAGAATAGATCATCATGATCTAGCATGATAATTCGTTTTGAGTAATTTAAAAAATCTGTTATTTCCTTTATGTTATCAACTGCAGTGGGACTTTCGATTTTTGGAATTATAGTAACGCCTTTAGGTAATAATTGGACATACTCTTCAAGGTTGGATTTTGATTCAACATTTGAAATTGCAAAATATTTGATTTGTTCAAATGATCTAATTATAGGAATTAGATCTTCCATGGAATATTTGTTATTTGGAGGTTTTAAGCGACCTACAGGAAGATCAAGAAAAATAGGAGTAGTTTTATGTTTTTTCAAGATTTCTTCTAATTCAGATAGGCTATTACACCAAGCTAAATTAATACGAAAAATTACGTCTTCTGGCATTGGAAAACCATAATTTGCGAGATTCTGAGAGATGATTTTCATATTTAATGGCGGATAAGAGATTATATTAAATTTTTATTCGTTTTGGATTTGTTCTAATTTTTTTTGTAGTTCTTTTACTGTTTTTGAATTCTCGTCATAGATGTTATTATTTTCTCCAGGATCATTTTCTAAATTATAAAATTCCCATGTGTTAGGAGTAGTATTATGTATTAATTTCCATTTGTTTGTTCTGATACATTTTACATTAGGTTCATTTGGAGAAGGCCATGGTCCATAAAGGCCTCCTGTTTCGGAAAATGCGAATCTCTCTTGGGATGATTTTTTTGAAAAAAAAGATTTTTTTATTTTCCCATCTAGTAAGGGTAAAAGTGTCATACCCTGCATTTGTTGGTAGTTTTGGTCATGTGAAATTTCTAAGATATCCAAAATTGTGGGCATAACATCTATTGTGCGAGTTAAGTCAGAAATTTTTTTTCCTTTTGGGAAGATAGCAGGTTGTAAAAATATTGAGAAACTTTTGATAGAATAATCATATGTATATACTCCATATGCTCGT encodes:
- the sat gene encoding sulfate adenylyltransferase (ATP sulfurylase; ATPS; converts ATP and sulfate to 5'phosphosulfate and pyrophosphate; in some organisms this enzyme is involved in the incorporation of inorganic sulfate while in others it is involved in the production of ATP in the reverse direction; the enzyme from Thermus thermophilus is dimeric and binds a zinc ion that is coordinated by cysteine and histidine residues that are not found in all related proteins but is found in some thermophilic organisms), with translation MTSAYSINIDENVAMDIEQLSSDGFLPLTSFLDYENLDSVLKTMRLKNGEIWPIPILFPKPAKEVHRGDELTLKFKNQIFAKLTITDSFSYDLLKISKFFFGTTNTDHPGVSKLKNSSTEFITGKLKKLKKLSSILNVESYSPTDSKKIIKKRNWKKIVGFHTRNPPHRAHEFLHKCSLENSDGLFIHPVIGSKKSGDFSSSAIMHSYKKYITHYLPKSNVILNPLLTYSRYAGPKEAVFTALIRKNYGCTHFIVGRDHTGVKNFYGKYDSQKIFKKLPDISLEILTYDEPYYCKKCSQITTSKTCPHGSKYYVEISGTIIRNSILNKSKLSEIYMRPEVIKYLKMKKNVFVK